The Pseudomonas sp. DG56-2 genome contains a region encoding:
- a CDS encoding RidA family protein, whose protein sequence is MSVQRQLTNERMSQIVTHNGTVYLAGQVGDDMNAGIEQQTRETLVNIERLLDLAGTDKSRLLSVTIYLKDIDAHFQGMNSVWDTWLPKGVAPARATVEAKLCEPEILVELSVVAALP, encoded by the coding sequence ATGTCAGTCCAGCGCCAGCTCACCAATGAGCGCATGAGTCAGATCGTCACCCACAATGGCACCGTCTATCTGGCGGGCCAGGTGGGGGACGACATGAATGCGGGAATTGAGCAGCAGACCCGTGAAACCCTGGTCAACATCGAGCGTCTGCTGGATCTGGCCGGTACCGACAAGAGCCGCTTGCTCTCGGTGACCATCTATTTGAAGGACATCGATGCGCACTTCCAGGGCATGAACAGTGTCTGGGACACGTGGCTGCCCAAAGGCGTCGCGCCTGCACGCGCGACTGTCGAAGCCAAGCTGTGCGAGCCGGAAATTCTCGTAGAGCTGTCGGTAGTGGCTGCACTGCCGTAA